From the genome of Deltaproteobacteria bacterium, one region includes:
- a CDS encoding OFA family MFS transporter, giving the protein MEQNLGNRWRFVGAALVMQLCLGVLYSWAVFRGPLTALHGWSKVQTIAPYRWSVLMFTVAMIIAGFWQDKKGPRLVGSVGGILMGTGVLLSAFIGDSVGGLIFGYGILGGLGVGFAYVTPIATCVKWFPDKRGMIVGLAVMGFGAGSLIFAPLIEKLIGDNPEAYATTIPRTFIILSVVFYICVIGAAQVYRVPPAGYKPPGWEPPVATGAPSKEDFTPGEMVKTWQFYVLWIIYFLGTSVGITAIGQAKPIIVELSKGAAVMSGGAALGLMSLFNGVGRLAWGATSDKIGRNMTTVAMYCGYLIASLFFLRNATGFWQVLIGLCIVGFSYGGYLAMMPSFTADYYGAKNIGANYGIIFTAWGICGFTVPKYFAGIMKTAKESGNIAGGYNQVYFTLAIMAVIGIVLTLIVKRPIHSVD; this is encoded by the coding sequence ATGGAACAGAATCTTGGTAATCGATGGCGGTTCGTCGGCGCGGCGCTTGTCATGCAGCTCTGCCTCGGCGTTCTTTATTCCTGGGCTGTTTTCAGAGGTCCGCTGACTGCCTTGCACGGCTGGAGCAAGGTCCAGACCATCGCGCCTTACCGGTGGTCGGTCCTGATGTTCACGGTCGCCATGATCATCGCCGGGTTCTGGCAGGACAAGAAGGGCCCGAGGCTCGTCGGCAGTGTCGGCGGAATTCTCATGGGAACAGGCGTTCTCCTCTCCGCATTCATCGGCGACTCCGTCGGTGGTCTGATCTTCGGCTACGGAATCCTCGGCGGTCTGGGCGTGGGTTTCGCCTACGTGACACCCATAGCAACCTGTGTGAAGTGGTTCCCGGACAAGAGGGGCATGATCGTCGGTCTCGCAGTCATGGGCTTCGGCGCCGGATCCCTGATCTTCGCGCCCCTTATCGAAAAGCTTATCGGTGATAATCCGGAAGCATACGCGACCACCATTCCCAGGACGTTCATTATCCTCTCGGTCGTATTTTACATCTGTGTTATCGGCGCCGCCCAGGTCTACCGGGTCCCTCCTGCGGGCTACAAACCTCCCGGATGGGAGCCGCCCGTAGCCACCGGCGCCCCCTCCAAGGAGGACTTCACTCCCGGCGAGATGGTAAAGACGTGGCAGTTCTATGTTCTCTGGATCATCTATTTCCTCGGCACATCAGTGGGTATCACCGCCATCGGTCAAGCTAAACCGATAATCGTCGAACTTTCCAAAGGAGCGGCTGTCATGTCCGGCGGAGCGGCTCTCGGCCTCATGTCACTGTTTAACGGCGTCGGCCGTCTGGCATGGGGCGCAACCTCGGACAAGATAGGCCGGAACATGACCACTGTGGCCATGTACTGCGGTTATCTCATCGCCTCCCTGTTCTTTCTCAGAAACGCAACAGGTTTCTGGCAGGTGCTCATCGGCCTATGTATAGTCGGCTTTTCCTACGGCGGCTATCTGGCCATGATGCCTTCCTTCACCGCCGACTACTACGGCGCCAAAAACATCGGCGCCAACTACGGCATTATCTTTACCGCCTGGGGCATCTGCGGGTTCACCGTGCCCAAGTATTTCGCGGGAATCATGAAGACAGCCAAGGAATCGGGCAATATCGCCGGCGGCTACAACCAGGTCTACTTCACCCTGGCCATCATGGCTGTTATCGGCATCGTGCTTACACTTATCGTCAAGAGGCCGATACATTCCGTCGATTAG
- a CDS encoding epoxyqueuosine reductase QueH — MKLLIHICCAPDATIGIERLTDRGQAEGYFYNPNIHPEEEYQRRFDALKSLSAATGFPFFEGPYDPAPWHEEVKGLEDEPEKGMRCVRCIRLRLRETARMARERGFDHFAAVLTVSPHKDADMVNRIGREAAAEFGVHYLPTNLKKKDGFKSSVQFSRIYGLYRQDYCGCVYSLRPDRQHLDK, encoded by the coding sequence ATGAAACTATTGATCCATATATGCTGCGCCCCCGACGCCACCATTGGAATCGAGCGTCTCACCGACCGCGGCCAGGCTGAAGGCTACTTCTACAATCCCAACATTCATCCCGAGGAAGAGTACCAACGACGGTTTGATGCGCTGAAAAGCCTTTCTGCGGCCACCGGATTCCCTTTCTTTGAAGGGCCATATGACCCGGCGCCCTGGCACGAAGAGGTGAAGGGCCTGGAGGACGAGCCTGAGAAGGGGATGCGCTGCGTCAGATGCATCCGTCTCAGGCTCAGAGAAACAGCGAGGATGGCCAGGGAACGTGGTTTTGACCATTTCGCGGCCGTCCTCACCGTCAGTCCCCACAAGGACGCCGATATGGTCAACAGGATAGGCCGGGAGGCCGCAGCCGAATTCGGGGTGCACTACCTTCCGACCAATCTGAAAAAGAAAGACGGATTCAAAAGCAGTGTCCAGTTCAGTCGGATATACGGTCTTTACAGACAGGATTACTGCGGGTGTGTTTACAGCCTGCGGCCCGACAGGCAGCATCTTGATAAATAA
- a CDS encoding HlyC/CorC family transporter has product MLDVPSWEWMVIALCVLLSAYFSGSETAFVSLSRAKLQTLLDGRGRKRDPLQLWLKDPNALLTSILLGNNLANIAASALATDVASKIFHNGGIAAAVGIMTLVILMFGEITPKVMARRYPERFVISVSLSLSLFYFVTWPVTRFFTWMTSTLIRMTGGDPDRDFSPVEADELELLVNLSASEGGIEKYPADLINRVFHFIRQTVKDVMTPRTEIRALELSDEIDQIIRIVIESGHSRLPVYRENLDDIVGVFHAKDLLLASPDGRDTFRMAEHIARPHFVPESAPLGRVFRELQKEKTHLAVVVDEFGGTEGLITLEDILEELVGEIHDEFDHEVEMMKKLPSGALEVSGKAPLDELEKVFPQMGIDTACKTVGGLIMETTGRVPAPGETMDLLGLRFTVVRSDERHVKKVLIHSVDTGDEGG; this is encoded by the coding sequence ATGTTAGACGTTCCCTCCTGGGAGTGGATGGTTATAGCCCTTTGCGTTCTTCTTTCAGCCTACTTTTCAGGATCGGAGACGGCCTTCGTCAGCCTTTCACGGGCAAAACTCCAGACGCTTCTCGATGGAAGGGGTCGTAAAAGGGACCCCCTTCAACTCTGGCTCAAGGATCCGAACGCTCTTCTCACCTCCATTCTACTTGGAAACAACCTCGCCAACATCGCTGCTTCAGCCCTGGCAACGGATGTCGCTTCAAAGATCTTTCATAACGGAGGGATCGCAGCCGCGGTTGGGATAATGACTCTTGTCATCCTGATGTTCGGGGAAATAACCCCAAAAGTCATGGCGAGACGGTACCCTGAACGTTTTGTTATCTCGGTCTCCCTTTCTCTCTCGCTGTTTTACTTTGTCACATGGCCTGTTACCCGCTTTTTTACCTGGATGACATCCACATTGATCAGGATGACGGGTGGTGATCCAGACAGGGACTTTTCCCCGGTGGAAGCAGATGAACTGGAACTGCTGGTCAATCTCAGCGCCAGCGAGGGTGGTATAGAAAAGTATCCCGCCGATCTGATAAACAGGGTTTTTCATTTTATCCGGCAGACGGTTAAGGATGTGATGACACCCCGAACGGAAATCCGGGCTTTGGAATTGTCCGACGAAATCGACCAGATCATCCGGATAGTGATCGAGAGCGGACACAGCAGGCTTCCGGTCTATCGTGAAAACCTGGATGACATAGTGGGTGTTTTTCACGCCAAGGACCTTCTCCTGGCCAGTCCTGATGGGCGGGACACCTTCCGCATGGCTGAACATATTGCACGGCCGCATTTTGTCCCCGAGAGCGCCCCCCTGGGCCGGGTCTTCCGGGAGCTGCAAAAGGAAAAAACCCATCTGGCTGTTGTCGTCGACGAATTTGGCGGGACCGAGGGGCTAATCACCCTTGAGGACATCCTGGAGGAACTGGTAGGGGAGATACACGACGAGTTCGACCATGAGGTAGAGATGATGAAGAAACTTCCATCAGGCGCCCTGGAGGTTTCCGGCAAAGCCCCTCTCGATGAGTTAGAGAAGGTTTTCCCACAGATGGGCATAGACACTGCCTGTAAAACGGTGGGAGGCCTTATCATGGAGACCACCGGCAGAGTCCCCGCCCCGGGGGAGACCATGGATCTTCTGGGGCTGAGATTTACCGTGGTCAGATCGGATGAGCGACATGTCAAGAAGGTCCTGATACATTCGGTAGATACGGGGGATGAAGGGGGATGA